The following coding sequences are from one Pigmentibacter sp. JX0631 window:
- a CDS encoding transporter substrate-binding domain-containing protein: protein MKRIFIFIISLIFCMNIEGAEKKIKLATLAWEPYIGPELEKNGPVAEIIRQALKFEGYQLELVFMPWARAMAESEKASDGIDGCMPKYYDESIGNIFEFSEPFFESHVGFIGNKKNNKEINYIYDKDDLNKTYDKLNNLSFGIVRGYFNEEKFDKRNDLKKIDVTTDEMNMSNLINKKVDLIFIDNFVFKYLLRKNYKLNISPADFTMLNPPIKVHKLYIIFSKKAVDYKEKLKSFNLGMKKLSKEKKLGKIIREFEDFR, encoded by the coding sequence ATGAAAAGAATTTTTATTTTTATAATATCTCTTATTTTCTGTATGAATATTGAAGGTGCAGAGAAAAAAATAAAACTTGCTACTTTAGCTTGGGAACCCTATATCGGTCCTGAATTAGAAAAAAATGGCCCCGTAGCTGAAATAATCCGCCAAGCATTAAAATTCGAAGGATATCAATTAGAATTAGTATTTATGCCTTGGGCTAGAGCTATGGCAGAATCAGAAAAGGCAAGTGATGGCATAGATGGCTGTATGCCAAAATATTATGATGAAAGTATTGGAAATATTTTTGAATTTTCAGAACCATTTTTTGAAAGTCACGTAGGATTTATTGGGAATAAAAAAAATAACAAAGAAATAAATTATATATATGATAAAGATGATTTAAATAAAACTTATGATAAATTAAATAATCTTTCTTTTGGAATCGTGCGAGGATATTTTAACGAAGAAAAATTTGATAAAAGGAATGATTTAAAAAAGATTGATGTTACAACTGATGAAATGAATATGAGCAATTTAATTAATAAAAAAGTTGATCTGATTTTTATCGATAATTTTGTTTTTAAGTACTTATTAAGGAAAAATTATAAATTAAATATATCTCCTGCTGATTTTACGATGCTAAATCCTCCAATAAAAGTCCATAAATTATATATTATTTTTTCTAAAAAAGCTGTTGATTATAAAGAAAAATTAAAATCTTTTAATTTGGGGATGAAAAAATTAAGTAAGGAAAAAAAACTTGGAAAAATAATTCGTGAATTTGAAGACTTTAGATAA
- a CDS encoding FliA/WhiG family RNA polymerase sigma factor, with amino-acid sequence MAFSGTAQKKNIHDETTEKQRAKKIPQNQTRAVPLTSDPMRNQIIMDYAPLIKYIAQKIAARLPSNIDLDDLFSAGVIGLMDAIDKYDPSRDNKFKTYAEFRVRGAMLDELRNQDWVPRSVRESNKKEDKAKLELEHKFGRPATEREVAEFLEVPLEEYQERMGRTRVSMMSLEELGGTSSSDKKSLLECLENPNSKNPFMQLKNKGVRDIIIKTVEELPEKQKLVLSLYYYEDLNLKEIGRILDVTESRVSQLHTQAVQKMKLKLRHLLQE; translated from the coding sequence ATGGCTTTTTCAGGAACGGCACAAAAGAAAAATATACATGATGAAACGACTGAAAAACAAAGAGCAAAAAAAATTCCACAAAATCAAACTAGAGCTGTTCCATTAACTAGTGATCCTATGCGCAATCAAATTATTATGGATTATGCTCCTTTAATAAAATATATTGCGCAAAAAATTGCAGCTAGATTACCATCAAATATTGATTTGGATGATTTGTTTTCTGCTGGAGTCATTGGACTCATGGATGCTATCGATAAATATGATCCTAGCCGTGATAATAAATTTAAAACATATGCTGAATTTAGGGTACGTGGAGCAATGTTGGATGAATTACGGAACCAAGATTGGGTACCGCGGAGTGTTAGAGAAAGTAACAAGAAAGAAGATAAGGCAAAACTTGAGCTTGAACATAAATTTGGAAGGCCAGCAACAGAAAGAGAAGTTGCAGAGTTTTTAGAGGTGCCTTTAGAAGAATATCAAGAGAGGATGGGAAGAACTCGTGTTTCTATGATGAGTTTAGAAGAATTAGGGGGCACAAGTTCAAGTGACAAAAAATCTCTACTTGAGTGTTTAGAAAATCCTAATTCGAAGAATCCTTTCATGCAGTTGAAAAACAAGGGAGTCCGCGATATCATTATAAAAACTGTTGAAGAATTGCCAGAAAAACAAAAGTTAGTGTTAAGTCTTTATTACTATGAAGACTTAAATTTAAAAGAAATTGGCCGAATATTAGATGTTACGGAGTCTCGAGTCTCTCAACTTCATACCCAAGCTGTACAAAAAATGAAGTTAAAACTGAGACATCTTCTGCAGGAATAG
- a CDS encoding response regulator, producing the protein MPNYKPINKDSLILVVDDFPTMRKIVKSVLKQLGYQNIVEAEDGQLALNTLAINPAIEFIVSDWNMPNMTGIELLKSVRAHKDERIKNLPFLMVTAEADKDNIVEAVKSGVSNYIVKPFNAATMKEKIDKIFAKK; encoded by the coding sequence ATGCCAAATTATAAACCTATAAATAAGGATTCACTTATACTTGTTGTAGATGACTTTCCTACAATGCGTAAAATAGTTAAAAGTGTATTAAAACAGCTTGGTTATCAGAATATTGTTGAGGCAGAAGATGGTCAATTGGCTTTGAACACTTTAGCAATCAATCCTGCTATAGAATTTATAGTTAGCGATTGGAATATGCCCAATATGACTGGAATTGAGTTGTTAAAATCAGTTAGAGCACATAAAGATGAGAGAATCAAAAATCTTCCATTTTTAATGGTTACAGCCGAAGCTGACAAAGACAATATTGTTGAAGCAGTTAAAAGTGGTGTCAGTAATTATATAGTTAAGCCATTTAATGCCGCTACTATGAAAGAAAAAATTGATAAAATTTTTGCTAAGAAGTAA